The Camelina sativa cultivar DH55 chromosome 18, Cs, whole genome shotgun sequence DNA window AGGGAttccatcgcccaaatcaaGGCCTAAAGCTCCGAATGTAGGGAAGAAGGGCTACATCATTGACTTCGTGCTCCCATTTACAACGTGATATCCTCTCTATCACAAAACGTCCAACCCAATCCTACAAAAGGATCTGAAAtcttccaagagccatcaaccTGACACCGAGGGAAGGGTTAATTGACATGTAAGCCTGAAtcaattaaacattttattatacatttttaatgaaataatattttcaagataaaataCTAAAAGTTTTGTCTTccttacatatttttctatggAGTTCTATTTTCTTTCCAATATTGTTGTTGTAGAAACGAATTAATTATTTAGGGAACATATTAACTCTCACTCAAATAATATAGAACATTTCCTCTCATACAAATATTTAAGTAAATgtgtattatttattaattttctttttctttcatatcatttcattattCTATTGTATATTTTGGCCGCAAGGTTCAATGAATGGTTAGGCGtatgtattgttttgaataatcCAAGAGACTAGAATGGaccacatatttttattatatacttatGATATGTATATTATCTGTACATGTACATAAGTGTAAATGTGTAATTCAGTCAATAACATATTTTCAAAGTAGCATCTAGCtactaattaattagtttatgtTATATGTATATGACGTTCAACACCAACCTAACTAGTAACTATCAATAATATTGGTTTATATCTATTTTTcacaactaaaaaaaagagagagaaaggaaattTGCAGTAGCCTATCAACATGGGGTGCTTAACTGCTTGTagcaaatttagttttttcttctaatatgcTACAAGCACCGTTATGAAATTAAATGAATTTTGTTACGTCATTTCATCTTGCTACAATGGTGGACCTCGTAACAGCTTTTGTAACTGATAAATATTGAAGATAACCATAATTAATATAAAGGGATAATCATTATTACCTAAGATAAGAATGAATATTTTACTATACAAAAGATAATAGCGATCAGGTTGACTAATTTAATGCATGATCGTATTAGCATTAAGCCATTAACATATAACACCAAAAAAGTGTGCatgaataaaaaagacaaaagaaaaaatagataaagcaaagattgaCTATATATCTCATCTCACTGTATGAACAGTTTTATAAATTGGGTTTGGTGTCTTGAACAAtcttgactatatatatgtatctactAGTTAGTGTATGAATCTCATACACCTTTTCTTCTAGTGGATAACTATTTAAATCTACCTTTAAGGTGTCTtattattcaatgtttttttcttaatacaaaCTAAACATAAAGGAATACAAGTCGACGATTGCTTTGTTCTTTTATGTTgaaattgaaaactaaacttcTATGAGTCTATATGACCAATTAAATTCAATCACTATTATGTCATACTCCACCAAATGTGTTCTTAATCATCAAAATTCAAGATAGTACAAGTATAGGGAAGTGCGTACAAGTAGAAGACCTTTTTGAACTAATGAAACGTTCTTCGATTTTAAAACAACAATTAAGTAGACAAAAGAAATCCAAGATAAAGGATACAGTACTTAAAATACTAAGTATGTATGTAATCCACTTACGCACTTGTCAACCATTTTATGACCTTTTGGGACGAAACAAATGGAAAGGTCTTCGacgtagagaaaaaaaaattagtgtaagaaaatgcaaaacaaagcaaagataAATGACACAATAagctttaaaataatataatatgtaacaaAATTCTATATATAGGGGTTacgttttatttctttattgaTTGATAGACCccatataaatttataaataaattatgactGATTTTGAATTAACATGTTTTACCCATacacattttaaatttaatgcTGGTATAAAAGATCTAATAacaaatgtttttgctttagaTTTAACAAAAATCTATGGGCTATGTGATGAATGATTGGAGCTGATATTATTAACATCGTTTTTCTCACGGATTGCTTAGATCTTGTGAACATGGTGTTTTTCCCTTCCGGGTAGCTAGCTTTCTCAATAATCTATCTAAAAGATATTGCGGGCGATATGGAGGAGTtcaattctttttctctttctctagtTCTTTGAAGTGCAAATGTTCAAGCGGATTTTAGGGCACGAAAAGCTCCTGCTGAACTGTTTAGTGTTACCTTTATAACTAACATCTCTTCCGGTTGACTCCTTTTGAACTGAATTAGTAAaagatgttgaaaaaaaaaaacaaatttaggaACCAACGAAATCCTTATGAATTTTTGAGAGTAGACAAATAGAAACTTGTAGAAAAAACAACTAGTAGAATGCACAAACAAAGCCAAAATAAGTTGTACACTGGCTAGCTACTAAAATACTAAGTACGTGAAACACTTCACACACTTATCAACCACCTTAATTCTTAAGGCCATTTATGTAAACAAATTGAAAGTTCTTCGTATTCAAAAagtagaaggaaaaaaaacattaacacATCACAATAATAATAGACTAAGCTCTTAAAAGTACAAAAGTACATGTAACACAATTACAAacccacaaaaataaaaataaaccaaataagatCAAGAAATAAAACACTATGATAGATTCAAAGCATTATTATTATGATCATGATGCTGATGAAACATCAACATGTCGCTACCGTAACTCTCTCTATCGTCTTCGCTTCCACCATTGACATGAAAAGTCGAAGACGAATTCAATGGTGTCGAGCTACTCGACGAAGTTCCCAGAAGCATTGATGAACTAAAATTCCATCCGTCCTTAAAAGTCTCACCGTCGTTAATTTGGTCGGATACAAATGCGGCCGCTGAGTGGTTTCCGAGTTGAGGGACTTGGTTACTAGATGGATCACCTGAACCGGTATAACTGAGATAGTCTCCCAAGTACTCTCCATTGTTTTGCCATTGAACTGGTGCTGTTGAGTTGAGCAAACCGATGAAAGTGGTTTGATCAGTGTTTAGGTCGTTTTGAAGCTGTTGGTTTGGTTGGTGATGTTGGTATGATTCGGTCTGAACGTTGTTGAGAGAGGAAGTGAGGTGATTCAAGATATTCGGATTAATATTTGAAGTAGTGAGGTCAAATGGAGTACTCATCGGTTGTGATATAGATTTGAACAGTGATGAGGTGAGAAACGAAGAGAGCTGGTGAAGATTGATTCGGGGACAATGAGTCACCGGATCAATCCCCATTCGTAagagtttcttttttatatgtgtGTTCCAATAGTTTTTGATTTCGTTATCTGTTCTTCCCGGTAAGTGAATAGCAATGGCAGACCATCtatagaagagaaagaaactgaGTTAGATTTTTAAGTAGATATTAAAAAGAGAAGTATAAATCGTTTTGACTTGCTAAGATATTAGCTGCGTAAAGAGTTGAAGATTGCAAGCTTAGCTTAGCTTTAGACATTTGACCTTGATATAGTGTTTATGATCTTGTCTTTTAGTACAATTTATATAAGTATATGCAAgtaatattataacaaaattataaagacATGGAAGTCCAAATGAAGTAGGTGTAGTAGTGGAAAACTAGGTCATGTCACTTAATTTAATCATACATATTAACAATTATACACATAAATGATGAAAATAGGAAAATTGAATTAAGATATAGACTAACTTGTTTCCAAGAAGACGATGGAGTTGAATGATGGTTTCTTCCTCTTGAAGAGAGAACTCTCCCCTCTTGATATCGGGCCTTAGATAATTCGTCCATCGCAATCTACAACTCTTCCCGCATCTTCTTAACCCTTTTCAAGATTCACATGCATATATGATAAGAACCATGAATTTTACGTTTTAATTGTAATAAAACACTAATGTTAACATTGAAATGATATAATCAGTGGCTCATAAAGCtgatatatattaagaaaaaaaacaaagaaaagtggtactatatattattatcgACTATATGTagatacactacaagaaaacaagctgtTTGGGACTCCAAAAATCATCCTAAAATGGTCACAAATGCACTATATatgactattttgtgactattttgAATGGTCGTTAAAATTTGGTCGCAAAATTTATTGGTCCCGatatagtcacaaaatactGACCACTATGTGACCTCATTTTATGTCTTAAATTTGCGACTACATTAAGATCAATATGTAGTCATATATTCCTGACCCTTTTGCGACaaactacataaaaaaaagtaaaaaaaaaatataaaaatttatacaagaaaatgaaattaaaagtagtttttatttctttcgtaaattcattatatatatacaatatatctatataactaTATCTATAGATTGGCAACTGCCGGAGATGTATTATTACAGCGACGGAGAACAAAACGGTGGCGGCGACCGGAGTGCCAGAGATGCGACTGTGCAGAAATCGAGATGTATTGATGGTGAACTGGCAGAAGATTCGAAATGTAGTGGTGGTGGTAAACGGTGCGAGCAACCACCATCATCTCCGACATCGTTGACACTGGGATCTTCAGATCCACCACCTCTGACGTCGTCGTTGACAATAGGGTCTTCAGATTCAACACCTCTGAAGTCGTTGTTGACACTGATTCTTCAGATCTGTGGTTGAGACCTAAAgtacaaatcaaataaataattaaaacacatagAATTTCTCCAGATCTATTCTCAGCAACGATGGGTTCAGAAACAGATTAAGAacggagagagaaaaagagacaaaCTTGTTTCCACCGTCTACACTGACGCGGTTGCTGTATTAGATCCGACGGCCGGTATAGAAACCACGTTTAACTCTGCTCCTTTGGTATCTTCAGAGGAGAAGGcgacaaagagagaagatgaggaaaagagagaaaacaaaaattgattttctttagAAAGAAAGGGAAAGACACGATGAGTAGAAGGGaaggagaaaagaagatgatttctGTCCGTTGGATTGACTTCATCAATGGTGGATAATAAACTAATGACAATCTTTGCCATTTAAGAATAGCCAATGAGAAATTTTCcccttttttctttgataaattttggtaatttgatttcattttatgttataatttaGATATTGGGGGTATGGATTTATAAAGTATTAGAAttgatttagatttaaattttgatctaTTAGATTTCAATtagatttataaagaaaacattttggttttttttaaagtgatggatttctgttttttatatatatatatatatatatatatatatataagagttaCATTATtcgagttttataattatgattaaaataaaaaatgactaGCAAAAATTGGTAACAAGCATTCAAAAGCACTTATAGTCCAAActtattatacatataaaattttaagttgaaGGGCCACAAAGATTTACAAATGATTTTACAACTCAGATTAGAATTCTCAATGTAATTAgaaattacataaaaatcacaaatattacataaaaatcaCATGTAACACTTATACATGTTATATATGTAAGttgcaaatatattttctaaacattgGAAATTAAAGTGTTTTGGGTATTAGAATGATTGAGTGTCTAAAATAGTTCATATCTATGTAGAAACAAATAacttaacatattttacaattctttattgttgaatatataaataaattcgtTAGGCCTTGGTAAAAAGTAGCAAATTCGTCACAATCTCATGTGTTAGTAGCAAAGTGGTGGCAAACTAGTCGCAAATATGTGACCGTATTAGTACAATAGTCGCAAAGTGTAACTGTTTTGTGACCTTATTCTATGAATCACAAACttatacatatcaaattttaagtttaaggGCCACAAAATTTTGCAAATGATTTTACAAGCACTCATATTAAGAATTATAACTACTATCTATGAGTGTAATAAGTAAAAACTTGATATAGTAAGTAAAGttagaaattacaaaacaatcacaaacaagatATAGAAATCACATGTAATACTTATACATGTTATGTAAgttgcaaatattttttcctaaacatttgaaattatatttctttttgatataaTGATGATTCATTGTCTAGAGTGATTCATACCAATGTAGAAATAAATACattcacaaattttataattctttaTTGTTGAATATACATAAACAATTATTAGAAGTTAGTAAAAAGAAGCAAATTCGTCACAATCTCAGGTGTTAGTAGCAAAGTAatcacaaaatagtcacaaataattaacaaaatagtcTCAAAATGTGACCGTTTTGCGACACTATTTtgtgagacaaacaaaaaaaaattaaagcctccaaaaagaaaaagaaaaaatatatgattcgGCAATCACTCgtagaattataaaaaatatttcttaaattaatgagtaaaaaattgatataaagaAAATACCTAAAGTCACAAATAAGTAGCAAATTTGGGACTACTTTTGTTACTGAAACTCCCGACCATAAAAAGCGTCTCTAATTCGTCACAATTTACGATTATTTTAGGATTTCAATGATATAGTCTTATAATAGTCTTATAATAGTCACAAATATGAGACGATTTGGAGACTACAACTGTTTGTCGTAATTTTGGGACTATTTTGCAACCATTGTTTATGTAGTCTTCTATTAGTTATAAATTCGTCCCAAAAACGTTACAATTAtttgtgaccaaaaaaagaGTCACAAACTGTAGTCTCAAactgcatgttttcttgtagtgatatatAAGACATGCTAATCATTGTTCTTAAACTTTAAACGTAAACGTAAATACAAATCGCaaaattttgctattttttgcTTGTTGGGGTGGAAACTTACCAGCGTTCTTGGGAAGGGTTCGCCATTTTCCGGGACCGTGCATTTGAATATAGCCAACGAGCTTCTCGTCTTCCTCTGGAGTCCATGGCCCTTTCTTCACTTCACTTTCCTCCGAGCTTGAAGATTTTCCCATCTGTTTTCCAAATGTCATGTGTGAGAGAgctaaagagagaaagagagagagagagagagagagagagagaggctaaTAGCTTTATGAACTTGATCAAAAAGAAATTATGGTTTTTTCATGAACatgtatttacaaaaatatataatatatatggaaTATGCAAAGTCAAGTCAAGATGATTTGGTACCGTCCTTCCATCATCTATCTAAATACGTGTCTTTTCTTGATGAAATacgtagaaaaaaaataaaaggaacagCTTATtatgttgacaaaacaaaagctAGTAAAAATTGCTTTCTATTTTTAAAGTCCTtagtaaacaaacaaagagcATGAGACTAATCCCATCTCTATTAACcctaaactaattaatttcGATGGAGTGAGAACACGTGGCATAATATGGGTGGTGTATGAAGACGTATATGTCATATAGATTTGTGAGGAAGGTTCCATTTGTTTTGGTCCCTTTGTCTCAAATCATCGAACAGTTTTCAAGATAGCTAAGTTTGTTTTCAAGATAGCTATGTTGCGTGTATGTTTAGTGTTTTACTCATTAGTCATCACTATACAATTAATTTAATACTAGTATGTAAATAGTAGCCATTGATATTCAATGAATatgtttatttgtaaaattttggtAACAGAAAAGGATTTgcctaaaaagaaaagagaaaaaaaaatcaagtacgGAAGTATGTAAAGAATGACTCTGATCGAGTAAAAAACTTAAGTTAAATAAATGCAAATGGATCCAAGTGTTATAAAATTTTCAGAAGCAAGCTATATTATTGTGCTGATTGAATTTAGAAATCCGATCAAAGTGCTTGAAACTCTCAGTTTGAGTTGGGCATCACACCAgagtttatatattacataacaacaacaataagtcAATAACTGATAACCGTAGACatgcattttgtttttactaagtTAGGTAAATTAATGACATCCGCCTTAAAAATAGAACAGTGCAGACCGCAGACGGATTTGGCCTCTCTAACCACATTTACCATTCAAACCATTTCAATCCAAAATGGATGATTTGACAAGTCGATTAAGgagttttgatttgatattgtAAAACTTATTACtatttcagattttttggaATCTATATGGATCTGTTAATGTATATTCATAAGCTTTATAATCAATAGGTTCTATTGAtcagtgtaattttttttcctatgtataattctatttgtaacaataaaaaaaagtaagatattaaaaataaattaataatgataattaCCAAGacgacaaaaataataataataataattccaGACAATCTGgtcaaatattatttaattcttAAGTACTAAATTAAAGGAAATGCTGTAAATTATTATGGGTAGGTTTTGTTTATTGCCTGGTTCTATCTACAAcccaatattaaaatttaattagcaCAATAATTTGTCTTCTTAGGAACATTAAATATAATCGCTGTCATAGAAAATTTTGACGAACACAATTGGGACGTCGTTTCAAATTTATTAGTTTTCGTTTATAATTTGCAACTGTCAATCATGCAAGTCTTTTCATAACATAAACTATCAATTATGTAAGTCTTCCGCATGTCAATTCGTTAACCAGCTACCACTTTCAGTTtagtttttataagtttaaagtttattcttcttctttcgtatGA harbors:
- the LOC104761447 gene encoding myb-related protein 308-like, whose translation is MTFGKQMGKSSSSEESEVKKGPWTPEEDEKLVGYIQMHGPGKWRTLPKNAGLRRCGKSCRLRWTNYLRPDIKRGEFSLQEEETIIQLHRLLGNKWSAIAIHLPGRTDNEIKNYWNTHIKKKLLRMGIDPVTHCPRINLHQLSSFLTSSLFKSISQPMSTPFDLTTSNINPNILNHLTSSLNNVQTESYQHHQPNQQLQNDLNTDQTTFIGLLNSTAPVQWQNNGEYLGDYLSYTGSGDPSSNQVPQLGNHSAAAFVSDQINDGETFKDGWNFSSSMLLGTSSSSSTPLNSSSTFHVNGGSEDDRESYGSDMLMFHQHHDHNNNALNLS